Within the Flavobacterium sp. CG_23.5 genome, the region TAAAAAAAGTACTGTCTGTAGAGCAACTTTCCACTTTTGAGACTGGAGTACGCTATCAAATGTACCATGCGCTATTTTTATTATTTACTGGACTAATGACAGACTTGTCTCAAAAAACGAAGAAAACTATCTATAATTTGGTGCTTTTTGGTGTTATTTTATTCTCAGGATCTATTTATTTATTGGCCACAAATACACTTACTTCTTTTGATTTTAAAGCGATTGGTTTTGTGACTCCAATCGGTGGACTCTTATTAATACTGGCTTGGGGGATATTATTTATTAATATAATCAAGAAAAAACAATAAAACCACGATAATTAAATCCTATCTAAAATATAAGTTCTACTTTTGCAGTCGATAAATTAAACTTCACAATACATAATTTTATGAATAATAACACACCGTTTACGCAATCGATTTCGCTAGAAGACATAGGAATTGAAAACGCAAAGATTCATTACCAATTATCAGCCAACGAATTACACGAAAAGACAATTGCATTAGGTCAAGGAATTGAAATTTCGAACGGCGCTTTAGCAGTTAACACTGGCGAATATACTGGACGCTCTCCTCAGGATCGATTTATTGTCAAAGACAGCATTACTGAGAACCAAGTTTGGTGGGGAAAAGTAAACATTCCGTTTGAACCTAAAGCATTTGATGCTTTATATAAAAAAGTTACGGATTATTTATCAAATAAGGAAGT harbors:
- a CDS encoding DUF423 domain-containing protein is translated as MDKKIISTGAIFGMIAIILGAFGAHALKKVLSVEQLSTFETGVRYQMYHALFLLFTGLMTDLSQKTKKTIYNLVLFGVILFSGSIYLLATNTLTSFDFKAIGFVTPIGGLLLILAWGILFINIIKKKQ